In Stieleria varia, one genomic interval encodes:
- a CDS encoding YdcF family protein produces the protein MNQPSASESSSGVSAVGSVVSGLLVAGIVAALIVGATWSINGRGMAVRTATDLALPVGLLWLFFIAVTVGLWRSGFRKSAGFALLITLFFSLLFNVRFASAVMQSLEYPPQPDLLTLDSGVKLELDAVVTLGGSAAANRFGVPELGGDGQRLLLAAQLWHAGVAKKIICTGSSPTDDMPPSEISRTILESIGVPADVIIEIEGENTAGEMKNLKALLNQAGSNGLKQANAEPRIGLITSAFHLPRAMRLAESEGLELEPLPCAFAGQAPGAFSPREFIPSAGAGKTMSIAIKEYLARLAGQ, from the coding sequence ATGAACCAGCCGTCCGCATCAGAGTCCAGCAGTGGGGTTTCCGCCGTCGGGTCGGTGGTCTCAGGCTTGTTGGTCGCTGGGATCGTTGCCGCTCTGATCGTCGGGGCAACTTGGTCGATCAATGGGCGGGGTATGGCGGTAAGGACCGCAACCGATCTGGCGTTGCCGGTTGGGCTGCTGTGGCTGTTTTTCATTGCTGTGACGGTTGGACTTTGGCGATCCGGTTTCAGAAAGTCTGCCGGATTCGCCTTGCTGATCACGTTGTTTTTCAGCTTATTGTTCAACGTTCGGTTTGCGAGCGCCGTGATGCAGAGTCTGGAGTACCCGCCTCAACCCGACTTGCTGACGCTTGATTCGGGAGTCAAGTTGGAATTGGACGCAGTCGTGACATTGGGTGGCAGTGCAGCGGCCAATCGATTCGGGGTGCCGGAACTCGGTGGCGACGGACAGCGGTTGCTGCTGGCGGCTCAGCTATGGCACGCCGGGGTGGCAAAGAAAATCATTTGCACCGGTTCCTCGCCGACCGATGACATGCCGCCGTCGGAAATCAGCCGAACGATTCTGGAGAGTATCGGTGTTCCAGCTGATGTGATCATTGAGATCGAGGGTGAGAACACGGCCGGTGAGATGAAGAACCTGAAGGCCCTTTTGAATCAAGCAGGTTCAAATGGTCTGAAACAAGCAAATGCCGAGCCGCGAATCGGATTGATCACAAGCGCGTTTCACTTGCCGCGTGCGATGCGTCTGGCCGAGTCAGAAGGCCTGGAGCTGGAGCCTTTGCCATGTGCGTTCGCGGGTCAAGCTCCTGGAGCATTCTCCCCGCGCGAATTCATTCCGTCGGCCGGTGCCGGAAAGACAATGTCGATCGCGATCAAAGAGTACCTTGCGAGGCTCGCTGGACAGTAA
- a CDS encoding Trm112 family protein, whose translation MIDPKLIGMLQCPIDSIELRLAEPSLIAELNTAIENGTLRDASDQKVTQQLDEGLVTVDGRRVYPVRGDIPTLTADQAIELPR comes from the coding sequence ATGATTGACCCGAAACTCATCGGCATGCTGCAGTGCCCGATTGACAGCATCGAACTTCGACTCGCAGAGCCGTCATTGATAGCAGAGCTCAATACCGCGATTGAAAACGGCACGCTACGCGATGCGTCTGATCAGAAGGTAACGCAGCAGCTGGATGAAGGCTTGGTGACGGTCGACGGACGGCGTGTCTACCCCGTCCGCGGCGACATTCCGACTTTAACGGCTGATCAAGCGATCGAGTTGCCGCGATAG